Genomic segment of Veillonella parvula DSM 2008:
ATGATCGTGAAACTATTAAAGCTCGTTCTGAAGAGGTGTTTAAGCAAGTTGGCCTCGTAGGCTTAGAAGATCGCAAGATTACAAGTTTATCTGGTGGTCAACGCCAACGTTTGGCTATCGCTTCCGTATTGGCTACGAACCCAACCGTACTTGTTCTTGATGAACCGACAAGCTCCCTCGATCCAGATGGGACCGCTGAATTATATCGCCTCGTAGGCGATTTGAACCAAAAACACGGTATCACCGTTGTCGTTATCGACCATGATTTGCATGCCGTATTGCCGTACGCTAACCGCATGGCTCTCATGGTAGATGGCTCTATCGCCTGTGATGACGATGTACCGACTACGCTTCGTTACATGTACGAGCACAATATTCACGTCGATGCATTGCCATCCGTGTTTACTACGTATATGGAATTGGAACAAGCCGGCTTCCACAGTGATGAACCTTGGCTCAGCATCGAGTCTGCTATCAAGGGTTTGCACCAAATTGAAATGGCTCATGCGATTCAAACCGAGGTGCATGGTAAAAGCAACTCCACAGTTAATCAAAGAAATACAGTAGATAATCTTGCTAATCAGTCTAATATAGTAGAAAATAGACAACCAGTTCAACGTGTTGATGATGTACCAGGAAAGGACGGTGGCGCTCATGCTTAAGGTTGAAAAGATCCGCTTTGGCTATGTGCCATCCGTAGATATTTTCCGAAACGTGACTTTCACCATCGAAGGAGGCGAATATATCGCCATCGGTGGTCGTAATGGTTGTGGCAAAACGACTATTACGCGTTTGCTCGTAGGCCTCGAAAAGGCTAGGGAAGGCCACATGTATTATAACGGTAGGGACATTACGTCCATGCCGCCGTCTAAACGGGGTCAATTTATCGGCTATGTATTCCAACAGCCAGATCGCCAAATGTTCAGACCTACCGTAGCCACAGAGGTTGCCTTCGGACCTGAGTCCTTGGGGCGCAGTAAAGCCGAAGTGAAGCGTATCGTTGATGAAGTATTGGAGCGCACAGGCATCGGCCATTTGCGTGAAGCCTATCCTCCAACATTGCGCCGCGGTGAAAAGCAACGCGTTGCCATTGCTTCTGCGTTGGCTATGCAGTCTAAAATCCTCATCCTTGATGAACCAACCAGTGGTCAAGATGGTAAGGAAACTAAAGAGCTATTAGCATTATTGCGTCAGCTTAATTCAGAAGGTATCACAATCCTTCTTATTACCCATGATATGGAAATCATGGCTAGCGAATGTAGCCGTGCTATCATCATGGGCAACCAAACCGTTGCCTTTGACGGCAGTCCAGAAGAATTATTCAAAAAATCTACGGATGAATTGCAAGACCTAGGCCTTACAAAACCGCCAAGTGTGGAACTTTCACTAGCGGTACCATCCTTAGGTTATTGCAAATCTATGGATGAATTGAAATCTAAGTTAGTGGCTCAGTTGAGCGGAAAATAGGAGGGACATATGGAACGTTTAGTACCGTTAACAAAAATCTTGATGACCCTCGCTGTATCCGTGTGGGCCATCCTATTGCGTGACTGGGCATCGCTATTGGCATTAGTCGTAGTAGAACTCGGTGTACTGTTTTTGGCAGGTTTGTTATTCAAACAACGCAAAGCCGTGTTGGCATTAACTAGCTTCGCTGTATTCCTTGGCCTCATCCAATTC
This window contains:
- a CDS encoding energy-coupling factor ABC transporter ATP-binding protein, with translation MLKVEKIRFGYVPSVDIFRNVTFTIEGGEYIAIGGRNGCGKTTITRLLVGLEKAREGHMYYNGRDITSMPPSKRGQFIGYVFQQPDRQMFRPTVATEVAFGPESLGRSKAEVKRIVDEVLERTGIGHLREAYPPTLRRGEKQRVAIASALAMQSKILILDEPTSGQDGKETKELLALLRQLNSEGITILLITHDMEIMASECSRAIIMGNQTVAFDGSPEELFKKSTDELQDLGLTKPPSVELSLAVPSLGYCKSMDELKSKLVAQLSGK